The proteins below are encoded in one region of Deinococcus seoulensis:
- the lipB gene encoding lipoyl(octanoyl) transferase LipB has protein sequence MTHAPFDVLDLGVTPYRDAWDLQKQHHERVVAGGRPVLLLVEHPPVLTLGRKAREGTNIIVTRDYLTRQGIEVLEVERGGDVTYHGPGQLVAYAIFPVGRKVADFLRLLEQATIAALRDLGLPDARPNPGYAGVYVNPREVNGRTYDQKIASFGVAVKRHVALHGLGLNVTTNLQHFELIVPCGLDDTHMTSVQREYDLRGQPRTASMQDARDALTRAFTDTFATYDWTLPATAAAGS, from the coding sequence ATGACGCACGCCCCCTTCGACGTTCTGGACCTCGGCGTCACGCCGTACCGGGACGCCTGGGACCTTCAGAAACAACACCACGAGCGGGTCGTGGCCGGGGGCCGCCCGGTGCTGCTGCTCGTGGAACACCCTCCCGTCCTCACGCTGGGCCGCAAAGCCCGCGAGGGAACCAACATCATCGTCACGCGCGACTACCTGACCCGACAGGGCATAGAAGTGCTGGAAGTCGAACGCGGCGGCGACGTCACCTACCACGGCCCCGGCCAGCTGGTCGCGTACGCCATCTTCCCCGTCGGCCGGAAAGTCGCGGACTTCCTGCGCCTGCTGGAACAGGCGACCATCGCCGCGCTGCGCGACCTGGGCCTCCCGGACGCCCGCCCGAACCCCGGGTACGCCGGCGTGTACGTGAACCCCAGAGAGGTCAACGGCCGCACGTACGACCAGAAGATCGCGTCGTTCGGCGTGGCCGTCAAACGCCACGTCGCCCTGCACGGCCTGGGGCTGAACGTCACCACGAACCTCCAGCACTTCGAGCTGATCGTCCCGTGCGGCCTGGACGACACGCACATGACCAGCGTGCAGCGCGAGTACGACCTGCGCGGCCAGCCCAGAACGGCCAGCATGCAGGACGCCAGGGACGCCCTGACCCGCGCTTTCACCGACACCTTCGCCACCTACGACTGGACGCTGCCCGCCACTGCGGCAGCCGGGAGCTGA
- the lipA gene encoding lipoyl synthase: MTQETTPKEPKFIKNGIYRKDSVPVREKKPEWLKVTIPTGQVFTEVRKIVKEHRLHTVCEEAMCPNIGECWSRGTATFMLMGHICTRACRFCAVDTGNPMGKLDLDEPQGVAESVQLMGLKYVVLTSVDRDDLPDGGAYHFAKTVQAIKRLNPETRVEALTPDFGGNTHCVDLVLDSGVDTYAQNLETVRRLTHPVRDIRADYDQTLKVLAHAKQARPDVITKTSIMLGLGETREELTQTMRDCRAAGVDVLTFGQYLRPTMHHLPVERYVSPAEFDELRDEAMAMGFLEVVSGPLVRSSYKAEQIVMDRPGNLPEHLAHLGEGSELSLI; this comes from the coding sequence ATGACCCAAGAGACCACCCCCAAGGAACCCAAGTTCATCAAGAACGGCATCTACCGCAAGGACAGCGTCCCGGTCCGCGAGAAGAAACCCGAGTGGCTGAAAGTCACCATCCCCACCGGGCAGGTGTTCACGGAAGTCCGCAAGATCGTCAAGGAACACCGCCTGCACACCGTGTGCGAGGAAGCCATGTGCCCCAACATCGGCGAATGCTGGAGCCGCGGCACCGCCACGTTCATGCTGATGGGCCACATCTGCACCCGCGCCTGCCGCTTCTGCGCCGTGGACACCGGCAACCCCATGGGCAAACTCGACCTGGACGAACCCCAGGGCGTCGCCGAGAGCGTGCAGCTCATGGGCCTGAAGTACGTCGTGCTGACCAGCGTGGACCGCGACGACCTGCCGGACGGCGGCGCGTACCACTTCGCCAAGACCGTCCAGGCCATCAAACGCCTCAACCCCGAAACGCGCGTCGAGGCCCTCACGCCCGACTTCGGCGGCAACACCCACTGCGTGGACCTGGTACTGGACAGCGGCGTGGACACCTACGCGCAGAACCTCGAAACGGTCCGCCGCCTCACGCACCCCGTCCGTGACATCCGCGCCGACTACGACCAGACCCTGAAGGTCCTCGCGCACGCCAAGCAGGCCCGCCCGGACGTCATCACCAAGACCAGCATCATGCTCGGCCTGGGCGAAACCCGCGAGGAACTCACGCAGACCATGCGCGACTGCCGCGCCGCCGGCGTGGACGTCCTGACCTTCGGGCAGTACCTGCGCCCCACCATGCACCACCTACCCGTCGAGCGGTACGTCTCCCCCGCCGAATTCGACGAACTGCGCGACGAGGCCATGGCCATGGGCTTCCTGGAAGTCGTCAGCGGCCCCCTGGTCCGCAGCTCCTACAAGGCCGAGCAGATCGTCATGGACCGCCCCGGCAACCTGCCCGAACACCTCGCGCACCTCGGCGAAGGCAGCGAACTCAGCCTGATCTGA
- a CDS encoding CBS domain-containing protein, whose amino-acid sequence MPEPRLVQDAMHHRAVTIGAHELLSDAVVAMQELGVKRLPVVQDGRVVGIVTDGEVRRALPALSEGLSAWAFTDRVGRVRVSHIMRQPALTTTPGTPLPAAIRVMLERRVGGLPVVQPDTGELLGMLTLTDVLRAEEHQPRLQWGSADQHMTRDVVTVAADAPLSDGAARLHVARLRVLPVMDGPTLVGVLHDTDVTAALDRAGGAHGPTLLGAHFLLPELKVRDLMRPPGGYLREGTPMRDALTRMLEADVHGLPVIDGGGELLGVLTISDVLRTLLGEGVGA is encoded by the coding sequence ATGCCGGAACCCAGACTCGTGCAGGACGCCATGCACCACCGCGCCGTGACCATCGGCGCGCACGAACTTCTCAGTGACGCCGTGGTCGCCATGCAGGAACTCGGCGTGAAACGCCTGCCCGTGGTGCAGGACGGGCGTGTGGTGGGCATCGTCACGGACGGCGAGGTGCGCCGCGCCCTGCCTGCCCTGAGCGAGGGCCTGAGCGCCTGGGCGTTCACGGATCGCGTGGGTCGCGTGCGGGTCAGCCACATCATGCGGCAGCCTGCGCTGACCACCACGCCCGGCACGCCCCTGCCTGCCGCTATCCGCGTGATGCTGGAGCGCCGCGTGGGTGGCCTGCCGGTCGTGCAGCCCGACACGGGTGAACTGCTGGGCATGCTGACCCTGACGGACGTGCTGCGCGCCGAGGAGCATCAGCCCCGGTTGCAGTGGGGGTCGGCCGATCAGCACATGACCCGTGACGTGGTCACTGTCGCCGCCGACGCGCCCCTCAGTGACGGCGCGGCGCGGTTGCACGTGGCGCGGCTGCGGGTGCTGCCGGTCATGGACGGCCCCACCCTGGTGGGCGTGCTGCACGACACTGACGTGACGGCCGCGCTGGACCGGGCCGGGGGAGCGCATGGTCCCACCCTGCTGGGCGCGCACTTCCTGCTGCCGGAACTGAAGGTCAGGGACCTGATGCGCCCGCCCGGCGGGTACCTGCGCGAGGGAACGCCCATGCGTGACGCCCTGACCCGCATGCTGGAAGCCGACGTGCACGGCCTGCCCGTCATTGACGGCGGCGGCGAGCTGCTGGGCGTGCTCACGATCAGCGACGTCCTGCGAACCCTGCTGGGCGAGGGTGTGGGCGCCTGA
- the dgt gene encoding dGTP triphosphohydrolase, with amino-acid sequence MITRRDLEAREASTLAPHATLSRDHRGREHPEPESDTRTAFQRDRDRVLHTTAFRRLEAKTQVFLSAAGDHYRTRLTHTLEVQQVARSVALSLGLNEPLAETIALAHDLGHPPFGHAGERVLNTLMQEHGGFNHNLQARRIVTLLEHPKSEYTGLNLTLDTLDGLNKHHRGGLGHPSLEAQLVDAADALAYTAHDLDDGLRSGLITPDHLAGLPLWQALLERTAVNPHPLTEQGRRTLHRHLLGWLIRDLTHASDHAITTSGVATPTQVRAHPGGLITYSPDMQTLLGGARTFLRDNLYRHWRVEMQVEQATRVLTTLFTALQDRPSMLPPSYRDLAHTSGLPRATCDYLAGMTDRYALEMHAALTATGTPTTWPR; translated from the coding sequence ATGATCACGCGCCGCGACCTGGAAGCCCGCGAGGCCAGCACCCTGGCCCCCCACGCCACCCTGAGCCGCGACCACCGGGGCCGTGAACACCCGGAACCCGAGAGCGACACCCGCACCGCCTTCCAGCGCGACCGGGACCGCGTGCTGCACACCACCGCCTTCCGCCGCCTGGAAGCCAAGACGCAGGTGTTCCTCTCGGCCGCCGGGGACCACTACCGCACCCGCCTGACCCACACCCTCGAAGTGCAGCAGGTCGCCCGCAGCGTCGCCCTGAGCCTCGGCCTGAACGAACCCCTGGCCGAAACCATCGCCCTGGCCCATGATCTCGGCCACCCCCCCTTCGGGCATGCCGGGGAACGCGTCCTGAACACCCTCATGCAGGAACACGGCGGCTTCAACCACAACCTCCAGGCGCGGCGCATCGTCACGCTGCTCGAACATCCCAAAAGCGAGTACACGGGCCTGAACCTCACCCTCGACACCCTCGACGGCCTGAACAAACACCACCGGGGCGGCCTGGGCCATCCCAGCCTCGAAGCGCAACTCGTGGACGCCGCCGACGCCCTGGCCTACACCGCCCACGACCTCGACGACGGTCTGCGTAGCGGCCTGATCACCCCCGACCACCTCGCCGGACTGCCCCTCTGGCAGGCACTCCTCGAACGCACGGCCGTCAACCCACACCCCCTGACCGAACAGGGCCGCCGCACCCTGCACCGCCACCTGCTCGGCTGGCTCATCCGCGACCTCACCCACGCCAGCGACCACGCCATCACCACCAGCGGCGTCGCCACCCCCACCCAGGTCCGCGCGCACCCCGGCGGCCTGATCACCTACAGCCCCGACATGCAGACCCTCCTGGGCGGCGCCCGCACCTTCCTGCGCGACAACCTCTACCGCCACTGGCGCGTCGAGATGCAGGTCGAGCAGGCCACCCGCGTCCTCACCACCCTGTTCACCGCCCTTCAGGACCGCCCCAGCATGCTGCCCCCCAGCTACCGCGACCTCGCCCACACCAGCGGCCTGCCCCGCGCCACCTGCGACTACCTGGCCGGCATGACCGACCGCTACGCCCTCGAAATGCACGCCGCCCTGACCGCCACCGGCACCCCCACCACCTGGCCCCGCTGA
- a CDS encoding NUDIX domain-containing protein — MSGSQDGPGAAGTRVVFDGHIVRLEIMDGKWEIVRHASAVAVLALNGRGEMLLVRQARRAVGAVTVEAPAGLIDAGEEPVGAARRELQEEAGLDGDMELLTRFYSSPGFCDEELFVFHATNLRESKLPHDEDEEGIEVLWLPPAQVLSGLRDGSLVGSASTVTAALYGLQLLAGSTAGRAGQEPS, encoded by the coding sequence ATGAGCGGAAGTCAGGACGGGCCGGGCGCGGCGGGCACGCGGGTGGTGTTCGACGGGCACATCGTGCGCCTGGAGATCATGGACGGCAAGTGGGAGATCGTGCGGCACGCGAGCGCCGTGGCGGTCCTGGCCCTGAACGGGCGCGGCGAGATGCTGCTGGTGCGGCAGGCGCGGCGGGCGGTGGGCGCAGTGACGGTGGAGGCCCCGGCGGGCCTGATCGACGCGGGCGAGGAACCGGTGGGCGCGGCGCGGCGGGAGTTGCAGGAGGAGGCCGGGCTGGACGGGGACATGGAACTCCTGACGCGCTTCTACTCCAGTCCCGGTTTCTGTGACGAGGAGCTGTTCGTGTTCCACGCGACGAACCTGCGCGAGAGCAAGTTGCCGCACGACGAGGACGAGGAGGGCATCGAGGTGCTGTGGCTGCCGCCGGCGCAGGTGCTGTCGGGCCTGCGGGACGGCTCGCTGGTCGGGAGTGCCTCGACGGTCACGGCGGCGCTGTACGGCCTTCAGCTGCTGGCCGGGAGCACTGCCGGGCGTGCGGGGCAGGAGCCGTCGTGA
- the ribF gene encoding riboflavin biosynthesis protein RibF, with amino-acid sequence MKTYVSPGQRPDTATVVAVGSFDGVHLGHQALIAQLKAKAREHRVPSVVYTFDPPTRVLTQGVEFLSTLPEKLDLLGRYGVDETIAASFTPEFASRPKEAFLDDLRQLRPRTVVVGEDFHFGRGRAGGVDDLRRVAPEVVTLPMHQLGGEDIKSTRIREYLRAGDVVGAGRLLGRHYDAQGVVVQGDRLGRTIGWPTANIRVPDGKALPLGVFAVVAVGDPALEGGGRWHGMANVGFRPTVNGQDRRFEVNLFDFSGDLYGQELQVKFFAHLRGEQKFSGLDELKAQIARDAQAARETLKDVR; translated from the coding sequence GTGAAGACGTACGTCTCCCCTGGCCAGCGCCCGGACACGGCGACGGTCGTGGCGGTCGGATCGTTCGACGGCGTGCACCTGGGCCATCAGGCGCTGATCGCGCAGTTGAAGGCCAAGGCGCGTGAGCACCGGGTGCCGAGCGTGGTGTACACCTTCGATCCGCCCACGCGGGTGCTGACGCAGGGCGTGGAGTTCCTGTCCACCCTGCCCGAGAAACTGGACCTGCTGGGCCGCTACGGGGTGGACGAGACGATCGCGGCGTCGTTCACGCCGGAGTTCGCGTCGCGGCCCAAGGAGGCGTTCCTGGACGACCTGCGGCAGTTGCGGCCCCGCACGGTCGTGGTCGGCGAGGACTTTCACTTCGGGCGGGGCCGGGCGGGCGGCGTGGACGACCTGCGCCGGGTCGCGCCGGAAGTGGTGACGCTCCCGATGCATCAGCTGGGCGGCGAGGACATCAAGAGTACCCGCATCCGCGAGTACCTGCGGGCCGGGGACGTGGTGGGCGCCGGCCGCCTGCTGGGCCGCCACTACGACGCGCAGGGCGTGGTCGTGCAGGGCGACCGCTTGGGCCGCACCATCGGCTGGCCGACCGCGAACATCCGCGTACCGGACGGCAAGGCCCTGCCGCTGGGCGTGTTCGCGGTCGTGGCGGTCGGGGACCCGGCACTGGAAGGCGGGGGGCGCTGGCACGGCATGGCGAACGTCGGCTTCCGCCCGACCGTGAACGGTCAGGACCGCCGCTTCGAGGTGAACCTGTTCGATTTCAGCGGCGACCTGTACGGGCAGGAGTTGCAGGTGAAGTTCTTCGCGCACCTGCGCGGCGAGCAGAAGTTCAGCGGCCTGGACGAACTGAAAGCCCAGATCGCCCGCGACGCGCAGGCCGCGCGCGAAACCCTGAAAGACGTCCGCTGA
- a CDS encoding DUF6174 domain-containing protein translates to MPPLRAALLLPAALVALSALTPAQAGGGGPMPTPAVTCRDGYVRPDFTALKAQLARARAQWNAGRPASYTYDLRQIAAPVLFPETRVTVMGGRVTRTDLLPGQEGEPNHLAPQTIEARFDDLFQTLQRQSRAACPDVQLSFDPALGYPTRVYSGMGDNGIADGFGEWTIRNFTPLK, encoded by the coding sequence ATGCCCCCCCTGCGCGCCGCCCTGCTGCTTCCCGCTGCCCTCGTCGCCCTGAGCGCCCTGACCCCCGCGCAGGCCGGTGGCGGCGGCCCCATGCCCACCCCGGCCGTCACCTGCCGCGACGGGTACGTGCGCCCGGACTTCACGGCCCTGAAAGCGCAACTGGCCCGCGCCCGCGCCCAGTGGAACGCCGGGCGGCCCGCCAGTTACACCTACGACCTGCGCCAGATCGCCGCGCCCGTCCTGTTCCCCGAAACCCGCGTGACCGTCATGGGCGGCCGCGTGACCCGCACCGACCTGCTGCCCGGCCAGGAGGGGGAACCCAACCACCTGGCCCCGCAGACCATCGAGGCGCGCTTCGACGACCTGTTCCAGACCCTGCAACGCCAGTCCCGCGCCGCCTGCCCGGACGTGCAGCTCAGCTTCGACCCGGCCCTCGGCTACCCCACCCGCGTGTACTCCGGCATGGGCGACAACGGCATCGCCGACGGGTTCGGCGAGTGGACCATCCGCAACTTCACGCCCCTGAAGTAA
- a CDS encoding 1,4-dihydroxy-6-naphthoate synthase → MSSHLPSSPTPVTSDLPAVLELGYSLCPNDTFIFHALHAGLVRGPLPVREVLEDVQTLNDWAVQGRLPMTKISYRAYFSVMDRYVALRAGGALGRGVGPLIVTRGDVQDLNGRTVASPGALTTAELLLRLVYPQVNVIRMRYDEVMPAVQRGGFGGQPIDAGLIIHESRFTFHEYGLTRLLDLGAWWEEDTGLPLPLGAILVRRDLPHDVQRDLNAAVRGSLEYAYAHPEASRAYIRQHALEMSDEVMQAHIDLYVNPFSLDVGEEGERAVRELHRRAVQVGAAPDTSQTLFVG, encoded by the coding sequence ATGAGTTCGCACCTGCCGTCTTCGCCCACGCCTGTCACGTCTGACCTTCCGGCGGTGCTGGAACTGGGGTACTCGCTGTGCCCGAACGACACGTTCATCTTTCACGCGCTGCACGCGGGGCTGGTGCGGGGGCCGCTGCCGGTGCGCGAGGTGCTGGAGGACGTGCAGACCCTGAACGACTGGGCCGTGCAGGGCCGCCTGCCCATGACGAAAATCAGTTACCGCGCGTACTTCAGCGTGATGGACCGCTACGTGGCGCTGCGCGCCGGCGGGGCGCTGGGCCGGGGCGTGGGGCCGCTGATCGTGACGCGCGGGGACGTGCAGGACCTGAACGGCCGCACGGTCGCCTCGCCGGGCGCGCTGACCACGGCAGAACTGCTGCTGCGGCTGGTCTACCCGCAGGTGAACGTGATCCGCATGCGCTACGACGAGGTCATGCCCGCCGTGCAGCGCGGCGGGTTCGGGGGGCAGCCCATCGACGCGGGCCTGATCATTCACGAGTCGCGCTTCACCTTCCACGAGTACGGGTTGACCCGCCTGCTGGACCTGGGCGCGTGGTGGGAGGAGGACACCGGCCTGCCGCTGCCGCTGGGCGCGATCCTGGTGCGCCGGGACCTGCCGCACGATGTGCAGCGCGACCTGAACGCGGCGGTGCGCGGCAGCCTGGAGTACGCGTACGCACACCCGGAGGCGTCACGCGCATACATCCGGCAGCACGCGCTGGAGATGTCGGACGAGGTCATGCAGGCGCACATCGACCTGTACGTGAATCCCTTCAGCCTGGACGTGGGCGAGGAGGGCGAGCGGGCCGTGCGGGAACTGCACCGCCGGGCCGTACAGGTCGGGGCCGCGCCCGACACGAGCCAGACGTTGTTCGTCGGTTGA
- a CDS encoding alpha/beta fold hydrolase yields the protein MKRSLTTLTTLTALLCASALAGGAQGQTIPDRGTVTVNGATVFYKATGSGEPLLLIHGYPLSGELFKNNRTLPGYRVITVDLPGFGQSRAPGREASIENYATTMLGFMDAVGLDRAVVGGMSMGGMTLLQMYKNAPDRFKGLILIDTTAEPSGVAEKANWLGTAQQAEQKGVASLVDILMPRMLTSVSRSTMPNQVQHLGGLVKAASLNGAVGGAVALANRPDANPVLPTIRVPTLIIAGMEDNLTPTELQVKMNMAIPGSRLVNIPGAGHAATFEKALAVNAALRAWLPTTR from the coding sequence ATGAAACGATCCCTGACGACCCTGACCACCCTGACCGCCCTCCTGTGTGCTTCTGCCCTGGCGGGCGGCGCGCAGGGCCAGACCATTCCTGACCGCGGGACCGTGACCGTGAACGGCGCGACCGTCTTCTACAAGGCCACCGGTTCCGGCGAGCCCCTGCTGCTGATTCACGGGTACCCCCTGAGCGGGGAGCTGTTCAAGAACAACCGCACCCTGCCCGGGTACCGCGTGATCACGGTGGACCTGCCGGGCTTCGGCCAGAGCCGCGCGCCGGGCCGTGAAGCCAGCATCGAGAACTACGCGACCACCATGCTGGGCTTCATGGACGCCGTGGGCCTGGACCGCGCCGTGGTGGGCGGCATGAGCATGGGCGGCATGACGCTGCTCCAGATGTACAAGAACGCCCCCGACCGCTTCAAGGGCCTGATCCTGATCGACACGACCGCCGAGCCGTCCGGCGTGGCCGAGAAAGCCAACTGGCTGGGCACCGCGCAGCAGGCCGAGCAGAAGGGCGTGGCCAGCCTGGTCGACATCCTGATGCCGCGCATGCTGACCTCGGTCAGCCGCAGCACCATGCCTAATCAGGTGCAGCACCTGGGCGGTCTGGTCAAGGCCGCCAGCCTGAACGGCGCGGTGGGCGGGGCCGTGGCGCTCGCCAACCGCCCGGACGCCAACCCGGTCCTGCCGACCATCCGCGTGCCCACCCTGATCATCGCGGGCATGGAAGACAACCTGACCCCCACCGAACTGCAGGTGAAGATGAACATGGCCATTCCCGGCAGCCGACTGGTGAACATTCCCGGCGCGGGCCACGCGGCCACCTTCGAGAAGGCCCTGGCCGTCAACGCCGCCCTGCGCGCCTGGCTGCCCACCACCCGCTGA
- a CDS encoding PQQ-dependent sugar dehydrogenase: MTRILTHLLGAALLSGASLAQTAPPTPRPIAPGEPPVTVTATRNEPTPLEFTAEQLKRLKVPAGFTLKVMATGLGNARMLHVMPDGGIYLSRRAQGDVWYLKDTNRDGQISAAERRQVAQNMKLAHGMDVKDGRMYVVGEKTIWVMDIARDGSLSVPRVFADGFPDAGQHPARTLKWGPDGYLYASFGSTNNDAPTPNPEEATMLRLSPDGKTREIFARGLRHTIGFGWHPVSGVLYGADQGSDWHGDNIPPEELNVIERGKNYGWPFCYGDRQPDPYVNVGNIPGKITKAEYCAGTQGSVLNYTAHAAAIAMNYYTGTQFPAEYRNDAFIAFRGSWNRSEPSGYEIARVVFDAQNKPERIEPFITGFVYQDGDVWKQFGRVAGVATYTDGSLLFTDDQSGVIYRVLYTGGN; the protein is encoded by the coding sequence ATGACCCGAATCCTCACCCACCTGCTGGGGGCGGCGCTGCTGAGCGGCGCGTCGCTGGCCCAGACCGCTCCGCCCACGCCCCGCCCGATCGCGCCGGGCGAGCCGCCCGTGACGGTCACTGCGACCCGTAACGAGCCCACCCCGCTGGAATTCACGGCGGAGCAACTGAAGCGCCTGAAGGTCCCGGCGGGGTTCACGCTGAAGGTCATGGCGACCGGACTGGGCAACGCCCGCATGCTGCACGTCATGCCGGACGGCGGGATCTACCTGTCGCGCCGCGCGCAGGGTGACGTGTGGTACCTGAAAGACACCAACCGTGACGGGCAGATCAGCGCTGCGGAGCGGCGTCAGGTGGCGCAGAACATGAAGCTCGCGCACGGCATGGACGTCAAGGACGGCCGGATGTACGTGGTGGGCGAGAAGACCATCTGGGTGATGGACATCGCCCGCGACGGGTCGCTGAGCGTGCCGCGCGTGTTCGCGGACGGTTTCCCGGACGCCGGGCAGCACCCGGCCCGCACCCTCAAGTGGGGTCCGGACGGGTACCTGTACGCCAGCTTCGGCTCGACGAACAACGACGCCCCTACCCCCAACCCGGAGGAGGCGACGATGCTACGCCTCAGCCCGGACGGCAAGACCCGTGAGATCTTCGCGCGTGGCCTGCGCCACACCATCGGCTTCGGGTGGCACCCGGTGAGCGGCGTGCTGTACGGCGCGGATCAGGGCAGCGACTGGCACGGCGACAACATCCCGCCCGAGGAACTGAACGTGATCGAACGCGGGAAGAACTACGGCTGGCCCTTCTGCTACGGCGACCGGCAACCCGACCCGTACGTGAACGTGGGCAACATTCCCGGCAAGATCACGAAGGCCGAGTACTGCGCGGGCACGCAGGGCAGCGTCCTGAACTACACGGCGCACGCGGCGGCCATCGCCATGAACTACTACACCGGCACGCAGTTCCCGGCCGAGTACCGCAACGACGCGTTCATCGCGTTCCGTGGCTCCTGGAACCGCAGCGAACCCAGCGGGTACGAGATCGCGCGGGTCGTATTCGACGCGCAGAACAAGCCCGAACGGATCGAGCCGTTCATCACCGGGTTCGTGTACCAGGACGGGGACGTGTGGAAGCAGTTCGGGCGGGTGGCGGGCGTCGCCACGTACACGGACGGCAGCCTGCTGTTCACGGACGACCAGAGCGGCGTCATCTACCGCGTGCTGTACACCGGGGGGAACTGA